Proteins encoded together in one Microplitis mediator isolate UGA2020A chromosome 7, iyMicMedi2.1, whole genome shotgun sequence window:
- the LOC130672164 gene encoding SH3 and multiple ankyrin repeat domains protein 2-like isoform X5, producing the protein MEAGPRTGTCPSGGQAGNVTGGQAQFIQAHDAALEAGPVEDGILFARVEVPELQVTKCLQFPKDQLVWDVKQQCLASLPKVATWYRELKESFNYGLFCPPVNGKAGKFLDEERRLGDYPFNGPVGHLELKYKRRVYKTLHLDEKQLKALHTRTNYRRLLDYVTNSQVEKISKMCNKGLDPNFHCQETGETPLTLATSLKKPSKVIIALVNGGALLDYRTKEGLTAMHRAVERNNKEAVKTLLELGASPNYKDTKGLTPLYYSVIYKADEMICNALLHDHATIGAEDLQGWQEIHHACRNNLVRHLDHLLYYGADMNARNASGNTPLHVCAVNNTDASCIRTLLFRGAQKDSLNYANQTPYQVAVIAGNMELAEVIKTYQAEDVVPLKDPPSYNPKRRSVAFAGMTTSCSASNLGTLTRIPTSNESSTCGTLTRTISVDQYSTGTLSRLPMSEHYSSSIPSSSSSSSSSRIPSGNEQYINDCLMARTPSTEQQYSSASMSRVSSGEHQYSGISRAESHHSSLNRVPSIEQPRGGNSTGECGNLQRIPSEQQLVSTMVRLPQQSYCQNQQGHNNLNRNNNNNNNNNNSNNNNNNNELQNNINRLPSEYQTPNLRDPHVRSPNAEHYQNLRIEGLTRLHEHHHHHHHHHRFGLQHRLDIQGRMMEMPPSPSPSSRSFAPFSSASSSLSEGSNQPSGEDSASIVTDKSLGDTASDIISDSSGVGTSQSDTTNSLSIPGTTVVCVESYNSGIAGHLTINQGDILEVTGATDCGLLEGVLRGQGTGLFPAHCVQEVRLRHTNIPLGPQHMREGRNRVMGRREAQQKYFATAPRLKKPATSEPRSVVLHRSKKGFGFILRGAKTTPSSLVGLAPAAQYLDDVSPGGVADLAGLRKGDFLIQINGEDVSTASHEHVVDLIRRSGELVRMTVVSPVVNLPNSQSTAALPTSQPTQRQYATLPRKGSNNVPITGTLGRSPAPMPPRRDPKTTLSVGRARARSMVAGLEGGGEKDDRDDIGSTGGKSSSAESIHLAQQSSTGPNTGQNTPVQPRTASIRSRPTSSRITAAELQELFQRQGSETGQYGQTMMSSHFQAGPATKSHPSSPAKTGRVYASVAEMKRKGKSNSRVRFFGGLGGGSDLHRDFHSTPDLNIQGQSSALAPKGHRSQEDVNALSRNGLPPPNHPPPPPPVGQVIKVNVGANVPDVVTPASVYDNMAHIQQVKELAAASESNYGVMSSFRPANNAKLYASPEDTKTVGYRSHSLPGNPSRTHLRKSHSLRTSNNTGFNNQNGQKIGNGVINSNNNGSLNASGCNQYAQPLKTNRSHSIAGTREIKKKIITASASATNLSGIVSGPPIPEPDYSLSESENEDDEEEEFDVGESEIAKELEKAAARDKFESTRETSGNSNASGSSSSGSSSLPHSFSVEEIQKVRTQLKSSKSHPNEFLLSQQTQQLEDGDNSSSGVSSDQDVPVGPPTGFDDTSRNDNNNQSIVNTDKDNNHKRMNYSSGMLTRHAVSLAQLPPPIEADAEEQNNDLFVPPPPEFNAGPSAGQADNNELVFAPPPQFSDNRQQIQQNRVKIIGAIPKVIGNNQVKPPTGRLHSQ; encoded by the exons GAATTAAAGGAGAGCTTCAACTACGGTCTTTTTTGTCCTCCCGTAAATGGAAAAGCTGGAAAATTCTTGGATGAAGAACGTCGCCTTGGAGATTATCCTTTCAATGGACCAGTCGGCCACTTAGAG CTGAAATACAAACGGCGAGTTTACAAGACGTTGCATCTAGATGAAAAACAGTTAAAAGCCTTACACACACGGACAAATTACCGGAGATTGCTTGACTACGTAACCAATAGCCAAGTtgagaaaatatcaaaaatgtgTAACAAAGGATTAGACCCAAATTTTCACTGTCAAGAAACAGGAG aaaCACCTCTAACCCTTGCAACAAGTCTGAAGAAGCCATCGAAAGTGATAATCGCTCTGGTAAATGGTGGAGCTCTTTTAGATTACCGAACGAAAGAAGGTCTTACAGCAATGCACCGTGCTGTTGAAAGAAACAATAAAGAAGCTGTAAAAACTCTTCTTGAACTGGGTGCTAGTCCAAATTATAAAGACACTAAAGGTCTTACACCCCTTTATTACAGCGTTATTTACAAAGCAGATGAAATGATATGTAACGCGCTGCTTCATGATCACGCGACAATCGGCGCTGAAGATCTTCAGGGATGGCAGGAAATTCATCAT GCTTGCCGAAATAATCTCGTTCGGCACCTAGATCATCTTCTGTACTACGGCGCTGACATGAATGCACGAAACGCGTCTGGTAATACTCCATTGCACGTATGTGCAGTTAACAACACGGATGCATCATGTATTCGTACATTGCTCTTCAGGGGCGCGCAAAAAGACAGTTTAAATTATGCGAATCAAACCCCCTACCAAGTTGCCGTCATTGCTGGTAACATGGAACTCGCGGAAGTCATCAAGACTTATCAAGCTGAAGATGTTG tgCCACTTAAAGATCCTCCGAGCTACAATCCAAAGAGACGTTCAGTGGCTTTCGCTGGCATGACCACCAGCTGCTCAGCAAGTAATTTGGGCACCTTAACCAGGATACCAACTTCAAATGAATCATCTACATGTGGTACACTAACCCGTACCATTTCCGTAGATCAATATTCAACCGGAACACTGAGTAGACTTCCTATGAGCGAGCATTATAGCTCTAGTATACCGTCATCATCCTCGTCATCATCTTCTAGTAGAATTCCGTCCGGCAATGAGCAATATATTAACGATTGTTTGATGGCAAGAACACCGTCCACAGAGCAGCAGTATTCGAGCGCATCGATGAGCCGAGTATCGTCTGGAGAACATCAGTATTCTGGTATATCGCGTGCTGAGTCGCATCACAGTAGTCTCAATCGAGTGCCGTCCATAGAACAACCACGTGGTGGTAATAGTACGGGTGAATGCGGAAATCTACAGAGAATACCGTCCGAACAGCAACTAGTAAGCACAATGGTCCGTCTGCCACAACAATCATACTGTCAAAATCAACAGggtcataataatttaaatagaaataataataataacaataataataataatagtaataataataataataataatgaattacaaaataatataaatcgATTACCGTCCGAATATCAAACCCCCAATTTACGAGATCCACATGTGAG ATCACCAAATGCGGAGCACTATCAAAACTTAAGAATAGAAGGCCTTACGAGACTACATgagcatcatcatcatcatcaccatcaccaCCGATTTGGGTTACAACACCGACTAGACATTCAAGGACGAATGATGGAAATGCCGCCATCACCATCACCAAGTAGCCGAAGTTTCGCACCTTTCAGCTCAGCAAGTTCCAGCCTATCTGAGGGCAGCAACCAACCTTCTGGTGAAGATTCAGCCAGCATCGTTACAG acaAAAGTCTCGGGGACACAGCATCGGACATCATTAGTGACAGCTCTGGTGTTGGTACATCACAGTCTGACACAACGAACTCGCTCTCCATTCCCGGTACGACGGTGGTCTGCGTCGAGAGTTATAACAGCGGTATCGCCGGACACCTGACTATCAACCAGGGCGACATTCTCGAAG TCACTGGAGCGACAGATTGTGGTCTTCTGGAAGGCGTACTCCGAGGTCAAGGCACTGGACTATTTCCCGCCCATTGTGTTCAAGAAGTCAGGCTTCGGCACACCAATATTCCATTAGGACCTCAGCATATGAGAGAAGGCCGCAATCGTGTTATGGGACGTAGGGAAGCGCAACAGAAGTATTTTGCGACTGCTCCAAGGTTGAAGAAGCc TGCTACTTCAGAGCCGAGATCTGTCGTACTGCATCGTTCGAAAAAAGGCTTTGGATTCATTCTTCGTGGCGCGAAAACAACACCCTCGAGTTTGGTGGGTTTAGCTCCAGCAGCGCAGTACCTTGATGATGTCAGTCCAGGTGGAGTCGCTGATTTGGCTGGACTTAGGAAAGGAGACTTTCTTATTCAG ATCAACGGAGAAGATGTATCGACTGCTTCTCATGAACATGTAGTAGATCTAATAAGAAGATCCGGTGAATTAGTTCGAATGACCGTAGTATCACCAGTAGTAAATCTTCCAAATTCACAATCAACTGCAGCGCTGCCGACTAGTCAACCAACTCAAAGGCAATACGCGACATTGCCACGTAAGGGTAGTAATAATGTGCCCATAACCGGGACACTGGGAAGATCACCAGCACCAATGCCACCTCGAAGAGATCCTAAGACTACACTAAGTGTTGGTCGTGCACGAGCTCGGTCAATGGTTGCTGGTTTAG aagGTGGTGGAGAAAAAGACGATCGAGATGACATTGGATCAACTGGAGGTAAATCCAGCAGTGCTGAGTCAATCCATCTTGCCCAGCAGTCATCAACTGGACCCAATACCGGACAAAATACTCCTGTCCAGCCGCGTACTGCTAGCATTCGTTCTCGGCCAACATCGAGCCGCATAACTGCCGCAGAACTTCag GAACTATTTCAACGACAGGGAAGCGAAACCGGCCAATATGGCCAGACCATGATGAGTTCTCACTTTCAGGCTGGACCGGCTACCAAATCACACCCCTCGTCACCAGCGAAAACGGGCAGAGTCTACGCGAGCGTCGCAGAAATGAAACGCAAGGGCAAA tCAAATTCACGGGTACGATTCTTTGGTGGACTGGGTGGTGGTTCAGATTTACATCGAGACTTTCACAGCACGCCTGACCTAAATATTCAAGGACAATCATCAGCTCTGGCACCCAAAGGTCATCGTAGTCAAGAAGATGTTAATGCACTGAGTAGAAATGGTTTGCCACCACCAAATCACCCGCCTCCCCCGCCGCCAGTTGGTCAAGTAATCAAAGTCAATGTCGGTGCCAATGTACCGGATGTTGTGACTCCTGCTTCTGTTTATGACAATATGGCTCATATTCAACAAGTTaaag aattGGCAGCAGCTTCGGAGAGTAATTACGGAGTAATGTCAAGCTTCCGACCAGCAAACAATGCTAAACTTTACGCATCTCCAGAGGACACCAAGACTGTCGGTTATCGATCGCATAGTTTACCAGGAAATCCATCAAGAACGCACTTAAGAAAGTCACATAGCTTACGTACGTCAAATAATACCGGGTTTAATAATCAGAACGGACAAAAGATCGGCAACGGtgtaataaattcaaacaataatGGCTCTTTGAATGCCAGTGGCTGTAATCAATACGCCCAGCCTTTAAAAACAAATCGCAGTCACAGTATAGCCGGTACAcgtgaaataaaaaagaaaataataaccgCCAGTGCATCAGCAACAAATTTATCGGGTATCGTATCAGGTCCGCCAATCCCTGAACCAGACTACAGTCTATCAGAGTCAGAAAACGAAgatgatgaagaagaagaattcGATGTCGGTGAATCTGAGATAGCAAAAGAATTAGAAAAAGCAGCAGCGCGTGATAAATTTGAGTCAACACGTGAAACTTCTGGTAATTCAAATGCATCAGGCAGTAGTTCATCTGGTAGTAGTTCATTGCCGCATTCTTTTAGCGTTGAAGAAATTCAGAAGGTAAGAACGCAATTAAAGTCATCAAAAAGTCATCCGAATGAGTTTTTATTGAGCCAGCAAACACAGCAATTAGAAGACGGTGATAACAGTTCAAGCGGCGTTAGTTCTGATCAAGATGTACCAGTAGGGCCACCAACTGGTTTTGATGACACATCAagaaatgataacaataatcaaTCGATTGTTAATACAGACAAAGATAATAATCATAAGAGAATGAATTACAGCAGCGGTATGCTTACAAGACACGCAGTAAGTCTTGCCCAATTGCCACCGCCAATAGAAGCCGATGCTGAAGAACAGAACAATGATTTGTTTGTTCCACCCCCACCAGAATTTAATGCCGGTCCATCTGCCGGTCAGGCTGATAACAACGAGCTCGTTTTTGCACCACCGCCGCAATTCTCTGATAATCGTCAGCAAATTCAACAAAATCgagttaaaataattggaGCGATTCCTAAAGTTATCGGGAACAATCAAGTTAAGCCACCAACTGGACGTTTACAcagtcaataa
- the LOC130672164 gene encoding SH3 and multiple ankyrin repeat domains protein 2-like isoform X1, producing the protein MEAGPRTGTCPSGGQAGNVTGGQAQFIQAHDAALEAGPVEDGILFARVEVPELQVTKCLQFPKDQLVWDVKQQCLASLPKVATWYRELKESFNYGLFCPPVNGKAGKFLDEERRLGDYPFNGPVGHLELKYKRRVYKTLHLDEKQLKALHTRTNYRRLLDYVTNSQVEKISKMCNKGLDPNFHCQETGETPLTLATSLKKPSKVIIALVNGGALLDYRTKEGLTAMHRAVERNNKEAVKTLLELGASPNYKDTKGLTPLYYSVIYKADEMICNALLHDHATIGAEDLQGWQEIHHACRNNLVRHLDHLLYYGADMNARNASGNTPLHVCAVNNTDASCIRTLLFRGAQKDSLNYANQTPYQVAVIAGNMELAEVIKTYQAEDVVPLKDPPSYNPKRRSVAFAGMTTSCSASNLGTLTRIPTSNESSTCGTLTRTISVDQYSTGTLSRLPMSEHYSSSIPSSSSSSSSSRIPSGNEQYINDCLMARTPSTEQQYSSASMSRVSSGEHQYSGISRAESHHSSLNRVPSIEQPRGGNSTGECGNLQRIPSEQQLVSTMVRLPQQSYCQNQQGHNNLNRNNNNNNNNNNSNNNNNNNELQNNINRLPSEYQTPNLRDPHVRSPNAEHYQNLRIEGLTRLHEHHHHHHHHHRFGLQHRLDIQGRMMEMPPSPSPSSRSFAPFSSASSSLSEGSNQPSGEDSASIVTDKSLGDTASDIISDSSGVGTSQSDTTNSLSIPGTTVVCVESYNSGIAGHLTINQGDILEVTGATDCGLLEGVLRGQGTGLFPAHCVQEVRLRHTNIPLGPQHMREGRNRVMGRREAQQKYFATAPRLKKPICMFSATSEPRSVVLHRSKKGFGFILRGAKTTPSSLVGLAPAAQYLDDVSPGGVADLAGLRKGDFLIQINGEDVSTASHEHVVDLIRRSGELVRMTVVSPVVNLPNSQSTAALPTSQPTQRQYATLPRKGSNNVPITGTLGRSPAPMPPRRDPKTTLSVGRARARSMVAGLEGGGEKDDRDDIGSTGGKSSSAESIHLAQQSSTGPNTGQNTPVQPRTASIRSRPTSSRITAAELQHDLFETRASALLRLQELFQRQGSETGQYGQTMMSSHFQAGPATKSHPSSPAKTGRVYASVAEMKRKGKSNSRVRFFGGLGGGSDLHRDFHSTPDLNIQGQSSALAPKGHRSQEDVNALSRNGLPPPNHPPPPPPVGQVIKVNVGANVPDVVTPASVYDNMAHIQQVKELAAASESNYGVMSSFRPANNAKLYASPEDTKTVGYRSHSLPGNPSRTHLRKSHSLRTSNNTGFNNQNGQKIGNGVINSNNNGSLNASGCNQYAQPLKTNRSHSIAGTREIKKKIITASASATNLSGIVSGPPIPEPDYSLSESENEDDEEEEFDVGESEIAKELEKAAARDKFESTRETSGNSNASGSSSSGSSSLPHSFSVEEIQKVRTQLKSSKSHPNEFLLSQQTQQLEDGDNSSSGVSSDQDVPVGPPTGFDDTSRNDNNNQSIVNTDKDNNHKRMNYSSGMLTRHAVSLAQLPPPIEADAEEQNNDLFVPPPPEFNAGPSAGQADNNELVFAPPPQFSDNRQQIQQNRVKIIGAIPKVIGNNQVKPPTGRLHSQ; encoded by the exons GAATTAAAGGAGAGCTTCAACTACGGTCTTTTTTGTCCTCCCGTAAATGGAAAAGCTGGAAAATTCTTGGATGAAGAACGTCGCCTTGGAGATTATCCTTTCAATGGACCAGTCGGCCACTTAGAG CTGAAATACAAACGGCGAGTTTACAAGACGTTGCATCTAGATGAAAAACAGTTAAAAGCCTTACACACACGGACAAATTACCGGAGATTGCTTGACTACGTAACCAATAGCCAAGTtgagaaaatatcaaaaatgtgTAACAAAGGATTAGACCCAAATTTTCACTGTCAAGAAACAGGAG aaaCACCTCTAACCCTTGCAACAAGTCTGAAGAAGCCATCGAAAGTGATAATCGCTCTGGTAAATGGTGGAGCTCTTTTAGATTACCGAACGAAAGAAGGTCTTACAGCAATGCACCGTGCTGTTGAAAGAAACAATAAAGAAGCTGTAAAAACTCTTCTTGAACTGGGTGCTAGTCCAAATTATAAAGACACTAAAGGTCTTACACCCCTTTATTACAGCGTTATTTACAAAGCAGATGAAATGATATGTAACGCGCTGCTTCATGATCACGCGACAATCGGCGCTGAAGATCTTCAGGGATGGCAGGAAATTCATCAT GCTTGCCGAAATAATCTCGTTCGGCACCTAGATCATCTTCTGTACTACGGCGCTGACATGAATGCACGAAACGCGTCTGGTAATACTCCATTGCACGTATGTGCAGTTAACAACACGGATGCATCATGTATTCGTACATTGCTCTTCAGGGGCGCGCAAAAAGACAGTTTAAATTATGCGAATCAAACCCCCTACCAAGTTGCCGTCATTGCTGGTAACATGGAACTCGCGGAAGTCATCAAGACTTATCAAGCTGAAGATGTTG tgCCACTTAAAGATCCTCCGAGCTACAATCCAAAGAGACGTTCAGTGGCTTTCGCTGGCATGACCACCAGCTGCTCAGCAAGTAATTTGGGCACCTTAACCAGGATACCAACTTCAAATGAATCATCTACATGTGGTACACTAACCCGTACCATTTCCGTAGATCAATATTCAACCGGAACACTGAGTAGACTTCCTATGAGCGAGCATTATAGCTCTAGTATACCGTCATCATCCTCGTCATCATCTTCTAGTAGAATTCCGTCCGGCAATGAGCAATATATTAACGATTGTTTGATGGCAAGAACACCGTCCACAGAGCAGCAGTATTCGAGCGCATCGATGAGCCGAGTATCGTCTGGAGAACATCAGTATTCTGGTATATCGCGTGCTGAGTCGCATCACAGTAGTCTCAATCGAGTGCCGTCCATAGAACAACCACGTGGTGGTAATAGTACGGGTGAATGCGGAAATCTACAGAGAATACCGTCCGAACAGCAACTAGTAAGCACAATGGTCCGTCTGCCACAACAATCATACTGTCAAAATCAACAGggtcataataatttaaatagaaataataataataacaataataataataatagtaataataataataataataatgaattacaaaataatataaatcgATTACCGTCCGAATATCAAACCCCCAATTTACGAGATCCACATGTGAG ATCACCAAATGCGGAGCACTATCAAAACTTAAGAATAGAAGGCCTTACGAGACTACATgagcatcatcatcatcatcaccatcaccaCCGATTTGGGTTACAACACCGACTAGACATTCAAGGACGAATGATGGAAATGCCGCCATCACCATCACCAAGTAGCCGAAGTTTCGCACCTTTCAGCTCAGCAAGTTCCAGCCTATCTGAGGGCAGCAACCAACCTTCTGGTGAAGATTCAGCCAGCATCGTTACAG acaAAAGTCTCGGGGACACAGCATCGGACATCATTAGTGACAGCTCTGGTGTTGGTACATCACAGTCTGACACAACGAACTCGCTCTCCATTCCCGGTACGACGGTGGTCTGCGTCGAGAGTTATAACAGCGGTATCGCCGGACACCTGACTATCAACCAGGGCGACATTCTCGAAG TCACTGGAGCGACAGATTGTGGTCTTCTGGAAGGCGTACTCCGAGGTCAAGGCACTGGACTATTTCCCGCCCATTGTGTTCAAGAAGTCAGGCTTCGGCACACCAATATTCCATTAGGACCTCAGCATATGAGAGAAGGCCGCAATCGTGTTATGGGACGTAGGGAAGCGCAACAGAAGTATTTTGCGACTGCTCCAAGGTTGAAGAAGCc TATATGTATGTTTAGTGCTACTTCAGAGCCGAGATCTGTCGTACTGCATCGTTCGAAAAAAGGCTTTGGATTCATTCTTCGTGGCGCGAAAACAACACCCTCGAGTTTGGTGGGTTTAGCTCCAGCAGCGCAGTACCTTGATGATGTCAGTCCAGGTGGAGTCGCTGATTTGGCTGGACTTAGGAAAGGAGACTTTCTTATTCAG ATCAACGGAGAAGATGTATCGACTGCTTCTCATGAACATGTAGTAGATCTAATAAGAAGATCCGGTGAATTAGTTCGAATGACCGTAGTATCACCAGTAGTAAATCTTCCAAATTCACAATCAACTGCAGCGCTGCCGACTAGTCAACCAACTCAAAGGCAATACGCGACATTGCCACGTAAGGGTAGTAATAATGTGCCCATAACCGGGACACTGGGAAGATCACCAGCACCAATGCCACCTCGAAGAGATCCTAAGACTACACTAAGTGTTGGTCGTGCACGAGCTCGGTCAATGGTTGCTGGTTTAG aagGTGGTGGAGAAAAAGACGATCGAGATGACATTGGATCAACTGGAGGTAAATCCAGCAGTGCTGAGTCAATCCATCTTGCCCAGCAGTCATCAACTGGACCCAATACCGGACAAAATACTCCTGTCCAGCCGCGTACTGCTAGCATTCGTTCTCGGCCAACATCGAGCCGCATAACTGCCGCAGAACTTCag CACGATTTATTCGAGACTCGAGCATCTGCATTGCTTCGATTACAGGAACTATTTCAACGACAGGGAAGCGAAACCGGCCAATATGGCCAGACCATGATGAGTTCTCACTTTCAGGCTGGACCGGCTACCAAATCACACCCCTCGTCACCAGCGAAAACGGGCAGAGTCTACGCGAGCGTCGCAGAAATGAAACGCAAGGGCAAA tCAAATTCACGGGTACGATTCTTTGGTGGACTGGGTGGTGGTTCAGATTTACATCGAGACTTTCACAGCACGCCTGACCTAAATATTCAAGGACAATCATCAGCTCTGGCACCCAAAGGTCATCGTAGTCAAGAAGATGTTAATGCACTGAGTAGAAATGGTTTGCCACCACCAAATCACCCGCCTCCCCCGCCGCCAGTTGGTCAAGTAATCAAAGTCAATGTCGGTGCCAATGTACCGGATGTTGTGACTCCTGCTTCTGTTTATGACAATATGGCTCATATTCAACAAGTTaaag aattGGCAGCAGCTTCGGAGAGTAATTACGGAGTAATGTCAAGCTTCCGACCAGCAAACAATGCTAAACTTTACGCATCTCCAGAGGACACCAAGACTGTCGGTTATCGATCGCATAGTTTACCAGGAAATCCATCAAGAACGCACTTAAGAAAGTCACATAGCTTACGTACGTCAAATAATACCGGGTTTAATAATCAGAACGGACAAAAGATCGGCAACGGtgtaataaattcaaacaataatGGCTCTTTGAATGCCAGTGGCTGTAATCAATACGCCCAGCCTTTAAAAACAAATCGCAGTCACAGTATAGCCGGTACAcgtgaaataaaaaagaaaataataaccgCCAGTGCATCAGCAACAAATTTATCGGGTATCGTATCAGGTCCGCCAATCCCTGAACCAGACTACAGTCTATCAGAGTCAGAAAACGAAgatgatgaagaagaagaattcGATGTCGGTGAATCTGAGATAGCAAAAGAATTAGAAAAAGCAGCAGCGCGTGATAAATTTGAGTCAACACGTGAAACTTCTGGTAATTCAAATGCATCAGGCAGTAGTTCATCTGGTAGTAGTTCATTGCCGCATTCTTTTAGCGTTGAAGAAATTCAGAAGGTAAGAACGCAATTAAAGTCATCAAAAAGTCATCCGAATGAGTTTTTATTGAGCCAGCAAACACAGCAATTAGAAGACGGTGATAACAGTTCAAGCGGCGTTAGTTCTGATCAAGATGTACCAGTAGGGCCACCAACTGGTTTTGATGACACATCAagaaatgataacaataatcaaTCGATTGTTAATACAGACAAAGATAATAATCATAAGAGAATGAATTACAGCAGCGGTATGCTTACAAGACACGCAGTAAGTCTTGCCCAATTGCCACCGCCAATAGAAGCCGATGCTGAAGAACAGAACAATGATTTGTTTGTTCCACCCCCACCAGAATTTAATGCCGGTCCATCTGCCGGTCAGGCTGATAACAACGAGCTCGTTTTTGCACCACCGCCGCAATTCTCTGATAATCGTCAGCAAATTCAACAAAATCgagttaaaataattggaGCGATTCCTAAAGTTATCGGGAACAATCAAGTTAAGCCACCAACTGGACGTTTACAcagtcaataa